CATCCATAGCCTCCATTGGTATTGAACAGATGCCTAATGGACTTGGATCCTTGGGACTTGATAGAGTGGATGTTTCCTGTTGGTGATTTTAATGTCTTATTGTTGCGACTCAGCGTGTTCTCTGTCCACACCCACACAAACAACCCTTCCCCCCACCCCATTGTTATCCTTCCGGATATAATCTCCTCTTTTGGGTCTTTTTTCCATCTTTCCCtattggtttttatttatttatttatttttggtcgaatctTTCCCTATTGGTTGGATGCTTATATTATTCCCCCTTTTTTGAAGGCTACTTCCATGTTGCTTCTTTCCTTGTCCTTCACCTGGAAAGTCTTAGCACCTTATGCTGGCCCTCTTGCAGTAGTTGGAACTGTGCTGTGAGTTTTCTTATTTGATTAGCAAAGTTTGTGGGCTTCATTTTCTTGTATGAGTTGTTACATAATTTTACTTTGATTCTGTTTCTTTAGGTATGTCTTGTCATTCTCTCTTGGTGCTGGACCTGTTCCTGCACTGCTTCTGCCAGAGATATTTGCCTCTAGAATCAGAGCAAAAGCCGTCTCTTTATCACTTGGCATGCATTGGGTGAGTTTGACAAACTTGATCACGTCTTCATGGTTATCGCTGTTTTCTGGATtatctttcatttaaataacTTACTCTTGTAACGATGTACAACTGTAAACAACAAAATGGATTCACATTCTACTGAAAATAAGTTTTATGCTCTCACCTGCACAATCCTCGTGATACTAAGGGAATTTCTTATCTGCCAGATCTCCAACTTTGTGATCGGGTTGTTTTTCTTGAGTTTCGTGAACAAGTATGGAATCAGCTCAGTGTACCTGGGATTCGCGGCCGTCTGTCTCCTTGCTGTCTTGTATATAGCTGGTAACGTTGTGGAAACGAAGGGGAGATCCCTGGAGGAAATTGAACGTGCTCTTAACCCGTCAACTTGATCAATGCGGACAATTTCTTCTGTAACTACACATCCAAGGAGATCGTACCAGTATGGttactctcttcttttcctgcAGATAgcatttccattttcatttagGACTCGACCCAGGGACATACtggattttccttttcccttaaGATGTTCTTCTATGTTGTATCTCAAGTCAGTCGTCAAGAGGCTctgttttgctctttttttggATTGAGTACTTGACTTCTAATTCTAGGACACGTTGTGGTGGGTTGAGAAGGAATAATCTGGGTAGCAGATGACAACTCTGTTCATCGTTGTATCTCTTGAGCGGAACCTCATGTATCTAGTTGAACTGTTGGATTGGCTGATTTTCAAACGACGTCAAAATAAGATGGAATCTTTCCTCAGGTGCTGTGATGGAAATAGGAGAACCGATGAAATGAATCGCAGTGTAAAACGAGATCTGTGTTTGCCTGGACCGAAAATTTAGGAAAGACGAAAAGGGTAAAATGCTCTGAGCCTGGATGGTAATGTAAATGAGTTTGGCATGATGGAAGGGCTACTGGAGTGGAGATGAACTTGGAATATTTTGACATGGTCACTAGCTTTCTTTCCCTACGAATGAGCGAGAATGACAGGGTTCTGATTCCAACAAGGAGCACGGTCTATTCACGAACTTCTTCGATTGCCTTACTGCACCCTGATGCATTTATTTTTGCGGTACAAGTGCCTCTGTCATCCCTATCCGGGAGCATGCTACAACGCTGAACTAGTTTCGGAACGTTACAAGAGCCGGACTTGTAAAATCTCAAGGTCATACGGAATGCCGATTGGAGTTCTCTGTCAGGCATTGTGCTCCCGGGATCAATCCGGCTAAAGAATCTCCCTACCTAAAAAAAGATCATAGATTCGCAAAGCATCTGGAGGAAGCCAAAACGCCAGTATCATAAAGTGCATTGGATATTTGATATTGAGtaggcaaaaagtgaaaatcgcAGGCCCATGACACTAAGGGCACGTTTGGCAACTTTAGATCTAGGTCGCAAATAGTGTTTGATTCTGATTCTTTTTCGTCGTGTGACCAAGTGGCCCTTGCCGTGGTGTCCTATTCTTGCAACTTGAGACGTTGGGCGCAATGCAATGCAGCGGCCACCTACCCTTCGCCGACCaactattttttcctttctttttattacaaaaagtcatttataataaaaattttactcaaaaatatttcatttaactaaatacaatttgtattttgaaaaattccttTAAGTTAAAGTCATTTACATTTCCCAATgtctattctaaaaatttaaccaaacgcACTAGAAATCAGGAGGTGTTCCCTTTTATTACACTAAGAGCGCGTTTGGCAACTGTTTTcgaataaatttataataaaatcaatttgagttataaataaaaatagagtcAATGAgttaaaaagtttttttttttaggaaatagTTTCGAatcaaaccaattttttttttttttctcttctttctagtttttttttcttccccttccatcttcttcatctgcCGCAAAGCGTTGTCGCTGTCCACCATTGTTGGTTGGTGACGACTAGTTGGGCAAAATTTGAGCTTAGGCGAGCTTGTCGATTTTAGGCTTGCCTTTTTGCCATCGGAGAGGctcaataatttttcattttattttttgtatttcttaaaAAGCATTGAGGTCTCGCCTCGGCCTCCTTGGCCACGAACTTAATTAGTATCGAATGGCGAGCAGAAGCAACAAGCCTCATTGAGCccggtgacccaaagcgagctaGGCGAGACTCAACAGACGAGGCAGCCTTCGTATCTTTATTATTTGGATTATTGACGtcgtaaaagatattaaaaatctgGTCATCTATTTAATATTGTCGTCCTAAGGTCAATGATTAACCAAaagctcaagaagaagaaaataaaagtaaaaagaaatcaaaaaaaaaaggaaaaaaagtgataaaaagaaaaaaaaatattaaaaatattaaaaagaatgatttggattaaaagttttaaaaatgatattaaatgtaattttattttgagaatacAAATTTTGGACTGTTATTAAATatcttaaaatattaaaaattacttTCAGAAAccgaatgaaaaaaattattaaatgattaaaaattattttctaaaataaaattattatcaagTACACCAGAACAATCCCCATCCTGGTCACCGTGGGAATTGGCATCCTCCCGTGGAGCTTCCCACTCGAAATATCTCGCGCTCGCGCTCGCAGAGACCGAACCGAAAGGCGTCCCGCGACCGCTCTCGCAGCTCGCGAGAGCTCACCGAGAAAGAACCTCAGCCGCTCCGTAGCCATGGCGGCCacccttttcctctctcctcccGCATTCACGAACAAGCCGCGCTTTCTCGCTTCTTCCTCCCCAAGCGCGAcgagttctccttctccttcttcttcttcttcttccagaGTAGTAATGGGGGAGCATCGCCCCACGAGAAGCCCGGACTCCTCCGTCTCCATCGACCCCGGCTCGCGGCCGAGCGATCCGGTCAGGATGCCCACGGCCCCGTGGATGAGAGGCCCTCTCCTCGTCCCGCCCCGCGAGGTCTTGGACCTCTCGAGGCCTCGGAGCGGCAACAGAGGCTCCGGCGATCGGAAACCCGAGAAGTCGGATCGAGCTCTCCTCGACCGGGCCAGTGGCGTCAGAGGAAACAAGGCGGTGCGGATGATCGTGCGGAGCATCGAGAAGCTCGCGGGGAGGGGCGAGGCGGGCGGAGGAGGGGACGAATCGGGGGAGGTCGAGTTCGGGCTCTGTCTGGGGCCGTTGAAGGCggaggagaggaaggagggaggagccCGGTCGGGTTTTGGCGGGAAAATGCCGTGGGTGAGGGAAGGCGAGAAGGCGGTGTTCGGGAGGGCGAAGGCGGAGAAGGCGGCGGACGTGGCGGAACTGAGCCTCGAGAAGGAGTTGCTGGGGAGGCTGAGGAAGGAGGCCGCGAAGCTGCGGAAGTGGGTGAAGGTGAAGAAGATTGGAGTGTCCCAGGCGGTTGTGGATGAGATTAAGTGGACTTGGAGGAGGAACGAGCTCGCCATGGTGAAATTCGACGTCCCTCTGTGCCGCAACATGGACAGAGCTCAAGAAATCCTCGAGGTTCTTTCACTTTCCTGTCCCTCTTGACGAGATTCCATCGTCTTGATATCTTGCTGTGGTCCTCCGGTTATGCGGAATCAGAAGCTTTGGAACGTGACTTGTAAAATTTAAAGCTGTTGTTGGTTACAATGGGGGATTGGAATATCTGAGCTTGTCCTTGATATTCCTGACTGCTTGCTTGTGCATGAGGTTGGGCAACATGATGAGTCAAGAGTACCTTCGTTGCTCTTGAATCTTGATGGCTTCCTTTCCTCCTTGTGATTAGACAGTGGCTCATTGACATTAACTAACAAGGTGGTTATGGAATAAAAGATTCAtgtttttatgaatttaaaattGGTGTTGCTTTAGAAATCATACAGTCCGGGGCATTGTCTGGATTGTGTGTGCGTTTGGTTTTGTTCTCTTTcaacagagaaagagaggaaaaaagggaCCAAAGTACTCACTCCTGCTCTTCTCGTATGTCAATCATCTCCTTACTGGCACATCTCACTTCTTTGGCTGGAATGTTGGTGGAGTAACACATGCTGAACTTTTGGTGGAGTGATTCATGAGCCATAACTGGGATGACACTGttcaaatgaaataattttcacTGTTGAATTTCCTTATGCCTCTGTTTAATTTATGCTGGTATACAGTTTAGACTGTTACGATAgaaaccaaaaaatatttaaaaagttggaaCCCCTTTCTCATTGTTGCCATTACCTTATCTAGGTTATGTTTTCCAGTTATGTATGATGAAGGGAAGCTTCCCATGGTTGATTCCTTGATTGTTTCTTGTGAATAGATGAAGACTGGCGGCTTGgttatttggaggaaaaaagaCATTCTTGTCTTATACAGGGGAATCCACTATCCCTATAAAGTCTTTCAGGAGAAGGACCACATCCCAGCTAATGGTCAAGAAAGACTTTCCTTTGTCTGCATGCAGTCTAACCCTAAACATGTCATGTCTATAACACCGTTGAAAGATAATCAACGTATTCTGGATGAGAAGATGAAAGGAGAGGATGGACAAAGGCAGTCTACTGCCATCTCAATAGACTATAAAGCATGTTCTGAGTCAATCAATGGTTCACTGTATGAGAGGGAAACTGATAGATTGTTGGATGGCTTGGGTCCTCGCTTTGTTGACTGGTGGATGCACAAGCCATTGCCTGTAGATGCTGATTTGCTTCCAGAAGTGGTACCTGGCTTTAGTCCCCCGCTAAGACTCTGTCCCCCAAATGAACGGCCAAAGCTCACTGATGATGAGTTAACATATTTAAGGAAGCTTGCTCACCCATTGCCAACTCATTTTGTCCTTGGTATGAAAATCTTCCTAGTAACTCTTCGTTTGTTTTTCcagaaataaatttcaacaagGGACATCTTATATTGTTGTAAAGAGGATAGTTGATTCTTAGTTGGTCTTGTTTAGTTGGTGAAAGGCAGAAGATCTAATTGaatattctttccttttgacttgctaacttcaaaatttatatgATCACCTGAAATGTTGGTAAGCCAGCTAAGTTCCTTCAAGAGCTTCTTCAGTTATTTTAAGCTGCATCAACACTTTATGGTAAATGAACATTCAATTGATGCATTATGATAGTCTTCCAGTAACATGCAATTTGCTAGCAGCATTGTGCACCAGCATGAGGTGGCTGTGTTTAAGGTTTTTTGGTTGTTGTCACTTCTTCATATTGAAGGGAGAAACAGGAAATTGCAAGGGTTAGCTGCTGCAATTATGAAATTATGGGAGAAGAGTCTTATAGCCAAGATTGCGGTGAAGTGGGGTGTACCTAACACTAACAATGAGCAAATGGCAGATGAGCTCAAGGTGAGTCATAAATAACTGTGCATTCTGCTAAAATAAATGATAGACATCTCCAGTCACACCTTGGAGAACATTGCAGTGTCTCACTGGAGGGATTCTGCTGCTACGAAACAAGTTCTACATTATACTTCATAGAGGCAAGGACTTTCTTCCTCAAACACTTACAAGTTCAATAGTGAAGAGGGAATTGGAGCTGAGAGAATGCCAAGTTATTGAGGAAGATGCAAGAATAAAGGCGTCTGAAAGATTAGCTGCAGCAAATGAGCCATTGGCAAAGGCTTGCTCCATGGGAACACTATCAGAATTCCTAAAAATCCAGACAGATTTTCAGGAGCAGATAAGAGGAGTGGGGGAGGTCAATATCAGAGTGGTGGTGGAAATAGAAAGACTAAAGAAGGAGCTACGACAGGAGCAGCACAAGCTTTTCATTGTAAGGTCCACAGCTATTGCCTTAATTCTGTTTGGCATGCTGTTTGTGATAACATGAATAGTGTCTGTGCAGCTTAAAAGTAAGATGAGCAAGTCAGCAAAACAGCTGTCAAAGTTGAATTCTGGATGGAGACCTGCCAAGGAGGACACAGACAAAGAGATGATGacagaagaggaaaaagagtgTTTGAGGAAGATAGGACTGAAAATGGACGGTAGTTTAGTGCTGGGTGAGAAAAACAATTACTTGTGTTATCATCCAagtttcccttcttcttttgctCTGGGAATGCCATATTTGACCTCATATAttggaaaaaatgaataatgacTCAAGTTTGACTGTTATCACATGCTAGTACTTCTGCAAGTCTCATGGTTGGACTAATCTGTTTATTTGTCAAACAATCATGCCACCACAGCTAGGCTTCTAATTCATTCATTTGCTCGTTAGAACTGAAAATAGAGGTAGAATCTTTGTAAACGATCTGTTGATTAGAAGATCATTAGTTTCTTGCAGTACTACTCTTTTCAGTCCTCTTAGTCGTTTCATTCATACCGTCTTCAGGAAGGCGTGGTGTCTTTGATGGTGTTATTGAAGCAATGCATCAGCACTGGAAGCATAGAGAAGTGGTCAAGGTCATTTCTATGCAGAGGGCATATCCACAGGTCATGTGTACTGCAAAACTGCTCGAAGCAGAAACTGGTGGGATTTTAGTTTCAGTTGACAAGCTGAAGCATGGCCATGGTATAATCATATACCGTGGCAAAAACTACAAGCGTCCTGTAAAGTTGTCAACAGAGCATCtactaacaaaaagaaaagcactTCTGCGATCTCTTGAAATGCAGCGATTTGGTGTAAGTGAAGATCCACCTTTCTGAACCAACCATTTCATTTCTGGATTTATGTCATCATTTTCTTGGTGGCACGTATTTAGCTGCATCTATTGAGGTtgaagcttctttttttctcagtCACTGAAGTTTTTTGCAAATCGAAAGCAACGGAAGATCTCTGACTTGCAACTGAAACTGGTAAATGTTGAAGTGTTTGTAATGATATAGTTTACTCAATTCTTGTGCTAGCATCATATTAAGGTTTAATAAAGTAACATTTTGACTTTCTTCTGTGTAGATGGGATTTATCTGGTTTTACTTCTTGTAAGTGTAATTAATGGGATGCTTTCTGGAAAATTTGTAGGCAGAACTAAAAGATCAGCTGGGACAATAAAGACAGAATACGATGAAGTTTGTAAATCATCATAAAGGGCATTTCTGTGGTTTTCAGTACACGAAATGCACAAGGATTCCTTTGTGGCATGAAATGAATTATGAAGGTTCTCATCCATCATTTGGGATTCCTTGTACAATCTGGTTGCTTGACTTCTTTTGAGTGGAAGTGGAACTGAGGGCAGCAGATTGCACAAACTCCATGGTGCCTGATTTTGTTACTTGGGACCTCCTATGGCAGAGCTCATTATATCGGGGTGAGCATGCAACGACAATGGTATGGCTCTAACATTTGCACTGGACTTCCCATCTTTTTATTGGACATGCCATCTAAAGCGCACTTTCAGAATAATCAAAATCTGGGgaaattttctctttggccTCCTAATTCATGgcaaatttggcacttaagacACTAAACTAGAGGGACATTGCCATATTCTGGTAGATTCACCATAAAGTGCCTGCAGCCCCTCTGCAAGCAATTCACTTTATACAACTTTTCACTCTGAACTATTAGCTTTTTAGCCTTTGCCCCTTGAACCCATTAAGAATTTACGGAACATCTGAGAGAAATTTCAGTGTAATGAATCAAATACTTCACTTAAGGAAAGTGccatcttttcaatttcttggttGAAAGATGAGAGATGTTGCGTGGCACAAAATATGTCTCATAGATGGAACTAAGAAAAAATCTAGTGCTAATGTGGGTTCTCTAAAATTATCGTTATCTAGATTCCATTTGCTTTGATAGGTCTAATGACATTTTataattgaatatttttgttccattttgaAGTGTGGATGGGGAAGCAAGTGTAAGTGACTGAATAAAACTAAGAATCCTATCTACAACTATGTCTCATTTTCCAATTTCCTGTACTTTGCTTTGCTCCATGTTAAATTGCATTTAGATCTATGTGCGGCTCTGGACTTCAGGAATATGAAGGGCATGCTTTTCGGATTAATCACCAGGGTTGGATTGTTGGGTCTACAAGTACAGTGGAGCCTCTGAGCCTAGTGCTTCACTTGCCAGTTAATAAGTCATTCACTCCCGCTAACATAAGGGCGGTTGGAAGGTTGTGATCAAATGGCATTGACCCCTTCAGGTTTATCTTTAATTTATCCTTTTAACCATTCACAATACAGATATATACTGGAGCCTCATCTCCCACGATCACTAGaatctctcttttctctgtttcttttccttcttggtGATTGTGGCATTGCTAAGTGAACTTGCTCTCATTGACAAGACATCCTAATGTCAATCAAGCTGTATAAACAGAGTTATTCAAATGGAATTAATAGCTTTCTCTAACTCCAACTGTTGAAATGGGCGTTAAGATAGTTGATACTATGGGTCTATGAGGCTATAGCCACTGCATGCTATGGTGTGGTGTTTTCTCCGTGTGAGGTAATGGCTTCTTTCATATTCAGTTGTGGAGAAACTAGCGACAAGTAATAGCACTTCCTTTGTGTATCAGAATCAGGTCGATCTGTTTCATGTACCATCTCTCTGTCAGATGTCATTCGAATTAATCCCAAGGCATCCAGCCAGGTGAACGATAGCAGCTCCTGTTTACTAATGGATCTGCCGTTGAATTGGGCAAAGAGAACCTAGAGAAAAATCTGTGGtcattagaaaaatgaaacagCTAACTGCTAATTTCCTCGTTTTTCTTCCACTAATAACTTTTGCTGTTGCGGAAGACACTTTTGGCCAGTTTATAAGTATACTTTCAGGAAATACGTGTAAACTTGGTAGTTTTGCATGCACATTGTTTCTGAATACAGTGCGTATAACTCTAGCTTTCCCTCTGTGCTGTGGCCTTTAACTCCTGTATGCGTTGCTACTTCAAGCattaatgataatgatgatcctTAAAAATGACTTGGTGCTTATGGTTAAAGATGACAGGGCTGAGATAGGTGGTACTTGCAAGATTTCAGGGTTTCCTTCCAAGATGATATTTCTAGTTTCTTCcatagaaaaagtaaaaagcttCCTTCCAACATTTCAGTAACCTTGGAAATTGACGATGCTTGGACAAATCGGTTCGGATGCACCACAAAAACTACGTGTCTTGCCAAATTTGTAACATTAGTGATGTCATCATAGTGAATTCTGACAATAACATCTGTTACACTTTGTTATCTTTGATATGGCGAGTGCCTAGTACCTCTAAATTTTGTGGTCCAAGACCATTACACGTTCTTGGTCCATTTCACCCCTCGTCTTGAGAGGAATTATCTAGAGAGGTGTCTATGGGCAGACAAGATCTGGAGTTGTTTCTGTTACGGTAGAGGCCACTTTGAACAGCTTGGTTaacgtaaaaataaaaattacgaCAATTGCTCAGATTGTATTTGTCTACCAATTAAGATTCAAAGAAGCAATGTGATTGAAGTGACATATGCATGAGAATAAATGGGGTTGAAGCCATAGCTCCGGAGCTTTGGCCCTACGAAACAAAGGGATTTCTAATCTTCCTGGCGGAAATGACAGTTGACGGTCGTATTCCCAGTACGATGGGGTGCAAGCTGCTATTGGTTTCGTACCGATGCATAGTTCTCTCCTCTTTGTGGCTCTTGCCCTTGGTGGCTCTAGCTATTGGTGAACGTCCCTGACGGGGagattatttcaaaatttcttgGCGATGCTATTGGAGAAGACGAGGCTGGGTTCGGTGACATAGGCAAGAGTTCGAGGCTGCCTTCAAGCATCTCTATCGCCTTTGAAATTGAGGGACGATCGGATGGATTTGCATGAATGCACCAtatgctgatgatgatgatctttcTCGCTatatcttcctcctcttctgtGGTGATACCATCCAATTGTAGACCTTTGTCTGGGTCAAGTGCCTATATACCATGTCGGCGAAGTACATTTTGCTACTGTCCGACTTGTGGTCATTGGAGTTACTTCTTCCACCTGTCATCCCTAGAACCAACATCCCGTAGCTGTGCACATCTGACATGTGTGCAATGGCCAGCACTCTGCACTTTCTCTCGTACATGATCTGCAAATCGCTTTTAATTTCAAGCTAAAGATGCGAACACTAGCTATGTAAGGGAATTCGGTTGCTATTTTGCTATACATGTTGCCATGTTGGTATTCTGTTTTCTACCTAAAATCACAGTTTCTCCACCTCCTGGTCCTCGCTGTTGATGAACACTGATGACGACGATGTGGTTGTTTCAAAATGTTTCGGTGATACCGGTGGAGAAGTCAAATAGGGTTTTGGCGGTATGGGCAAGAGGTCAAGGCTACCTTCCAACATCTCTATCGCCTTAGAAATCGAAGGTCGAATTGATGGATTAGTTTGAATGCACCATATACTCACGGTGATCATCTTTCTTGctatctcctcctcctcgggcGTGCTGATCCCCCTCAATTGCAGACCTTTGCTCGGCTCAAGGTGCCTATATACCAATTCGGGGAAGTACATATGGCTACCGTTTGATAGTCGTGCATCAAAATTATCTCTCCCACCTATCATTTCAAGAATCAACATTCCATAGCTGTAGACATCAGACTTGTGAGAGACTCCTCCGAAATTCCTAGAGATGACTTCAGGAGCAATGTACCCGAATGTTCCTCTTGTGCCTAACATTGATACGATACTCTCCCCTCCTTTGCACAGCT
The window above is part of the Eucalyptus grandis isolate ANBG69807.140 chromosome 6, ASM1654582v1, whole genome shotgun sequence genome. Proteins encoded here:
- the LOC104449444 gene encoding chloroplastic group IIA intron splicing facilitator CRS1, chloroplastic — protein: MAATLFLSPPAFTNKPRFLASSSPSATSSPSPSSSSSSRVVMGEHRPTRSPDSSVSIDPGSRPSDPVRMPTAPWMRGPLLVPPREVLDLSRPRSGNRGSGDRKPEKSDRALLDRASGVRGNKAVRMIVRSIEKLAGRGEAGGGGDESGEVEFGLCLGPLKAEERKEGGARSGFGGKMPWVREGEKAVFGRAKAEKAADVAELSLEKELLGRLRKEAAKLRKWVKVKKIGVSQAVVDEIKWTWRRNELAMVKFDVPLCRNMDRAQEILEMKTGGLVIWRKKDILVLYRGIHYPYKVFQEKDHIPANGQERLSFVCMQSNPKHVMSITPLKDNQRILDEKMKGEDGQRQSTAISIDYKACSESINGSLYERETDRLLDGLGPRFVDWWMHKPLPVDADLLPEVVPGFSPPLRLCPPNERPKLTDDELTYLRKLAHPLPTHFVLGRNRKLQGLAAAIMKLWEKSLIAKIAVKWGVPNTNNEQMADELKCLTGGILLLRNKFYIILHRGKDFLPQTLTSSIVKRELELRECQVIEEDARIKASERLAAANEPLAKACSMGTLSEFLKIQTDFQEQIRGVGEVNIRVVVEIERLKKELRQEQHKLFILKSKMSKSAKQLSKLNSGWRPAKEDTDKEMMTEEEKECLRKIGLKMDGSLVLGRRGVFDGVIEAMHQHWKHREVVKVISMQRAYPQVMCTAKLLEAETGGILVSVDKLKHGHGIIIYRGKNYKRPVKLSTEHLLTKRKALLRSLEMQRFGSLKFFANRKQRKISDLQLKLAELKDQLGQ